The bacterium DNA segment GTCCACCGTGTGGGCATTGCCCTGCTTGTCTCCTGAGGGCGAAAGGATTTCAAGAAGCAGGGGAAGAGGACCCCCTCTTATAACTAAGAATTGAGCTCTTCTAAAAGAAGTATTCAATTTTCTGTGCCCCAATCTACAGCTCGGGGTACAATAGAAAGAGTATACTGTTTCAATTGTAGTGATACGTTCTGAGGGAGTAAAAGTAAGCTCCTTGGGGTTTTTGCGTTTTTGATAAATCGAAAGGATTTTTTGCAACAGGTGAGGGTTTATTTTCTTTTTTTGCTGAGTATCGGGGTTTTCTCTGGTTGTTATATGTTGCCGATGAATGGCAGTTACACTGGGCCTGTTCCAAGGCCACCAGAACTTGATGAGTACTATTCAAAAGAGGGATCGTATCACTCCTTCAACGAGAAGATAGTAAAAGAGCGGAATGGGTATAGCCAGAAGAATATTGTAATTCAATCTGATGCGGGAGAGATTACAATTGATTACTTTTTTCAAGATGAGCCAAATGATGACTTGGTATTCGTATTTCCAGTCTTGGGAGGACGCCCCATGCTCTCGAAGTATTTTGCAAAATACTTTGCTCGTGAGGGATTAGATGCTGCAGTAGTTGCTCGTGTGAATGATTTCAAGGAGAAAGAGAACTTTCTTCAGATTGAAGAGGTGCTCAGGAAGGGGGTCGTTCGAGATCGGATTGCGATTGACTTTTTTGAAAAGGAATACGGAAAAAAGGACTTTGGGACGTTTGGAATGAGTCGCGGAGGCATTAATGTTGCAATTAGTGCAGGAGTCGACGAGCGGTTTCGTTACAACATTATCGCAATGGGGGGCTCGGGCCTCGTTGATATATTTGAGTCTTCTCGAGAGCACCGTATTCGTAGATTCATTAAGGAGGTGCGAGAGGAACAGGGAATTTCAAGGGAGGAGTTTTTTGATTACTTGCGACAAAATGTAATAACGGATCCTACAGCAGTTGCAAAACATATGGATGCGCGAGATACGCTACTCATGATCTCTACATGTGATAAAACGGTGCCATATCGCAACG contains these protein-coding regions:
- a CDS encoding 7-cyano-7-deazaguanine synthase QueC: PPCGHCPACLLRAKGFQEAGEEDPLL